In the Alligator mississippiensis isolate rAllMis1 chromosome 7, rAllMis1, whole genome shotgun sequence genome, one interval contains:
- the FAM43A gene encoding protein FAM43A: MANTGGSVLRSACAGFCASSAVKLPRARCVDASAAGRAVASPCGGASRGAVELPPCAERRRAGGGRRGAARRECGAVRCAPGPAGAVAAARRRLPGGVFRAAPQRRGGRSRARRAGRRAMLPWKRRRLELERERERERGAAKAKAQAKAPGKGAGAGAGLGKGALSLRSPARRLRALARARVGGMFRRRRGSLRVTAEDPACSALYLGHAATLQARGDGCTDLPVAKIWSRSQAGRQGSRMRLSVGAQGLRLAPADGPAPLPAPPPRPGHLYLLHRVTHCAADPRLPRVLAWVYRHELRHKAVGLRCHAALLSKPEKARAMARLLHQTAAAALAEFRRLKQRDDARHQGPPRAGPARPAPLRRLLLHPPAPYKPPADRGRSAPRLGRIAEDLPGEEREEQDALSRRLRRLRLDRDRHGPGPDPDPDPDPDGHADPDPDPDTG, encoded by the coding sequence ATGGCGAACACGGGTGGGTCCGTCCTGCGCAGTGCGTGTGCCGGCTTCTGTGCGAGCAGCGCTGTGAAGCTGCCCCGTGCGCGGTGCGTGGATGCGAGCGCCGCCGGCCGTGCAGTGGCTTCTCCGTGCGGGGGCGCGAGCCGcggggctgtggagctgcccccGTGCGCAgagcggcggcgggcgggcggcgggcggcgcggggcggcgcggcgcgaGTGCGGGGCTGTGCGCTGCGCGCCGGGCCCGGCAGGGGCGGTGGCAGCGGCGCGGCGCCGCCTCCCTGGCGGCGTATTTAGAGCGGCGCCGCAGCGCCGGGGCGGGCGGAGCCGGGCCCGCCGCGCCGGCCGCCGCGCGATGCTGCCCTGGAAGCGGCGGCGGCTGGAGCTGGAGCGCGAGCGCGAGCGCGAGCGCGGCGCGGCCAAGGCGAAGGCGCAGGCGAAGGCGCCGGGCaagggcgcgggcgcgggcgcgggcttGGGCAAGGGCGCGCTGAGCCTGCGGTCGCCGGCGCGGCGGCTGCGGGCGCTGGCGCGGGCGCGCGTGGGCGGCATGTTCCGGCGGCGGCGGGGCTCGCTGCGCGTGACGGCCGAGGACCCCGCGTGCTCCGCGCTGTACCTGGGCCACGCGGCCACGCTGCAGGCGCGCGGCGACGGCTGCACCGACCTGCCCGTGGCCAAGATCTGGAGCCGCAGCCAGGCGGGCCGGCAGGGCAGCCGCATGCGGCTCAGCGTGGGCGCGCAGGGGCTGCGCCTGGCGCCCGCCGACGGCCCCGCGCCCctgcccgcgccgccgccgcgcccggGCCACCTCTACCTGCTGCACCGCGTCACGCACTGCGCCGCCGACCCGCGCCTGCCCCGCGTGCTGGCCTGGGTCTACCGCCACGAGCTGCGCCACAAGGCcgtggggctgcgctgccacgcCGCGCTGCTCTCCAAGCCCGAGAAGGCGCGCGCCATGGCGCGGCTCCTGCACCagacggcggcggcggcgctggccGAGTTCCGCCGCCTCAAGCAGCGCGACGACGCCCGGCACCAGGGCCCCCCGCGCGCCGGGCCCGCGCGCCCCGCGCCCCTGCGCCGCCTGCTCCTCCACCCGCCCGCGCCCTACAAGCCGCCCGCAGACCGCGGCCGCAGCGCGCCCCGCCTCGGCCGCATCGCCGAGGACCTGCCCGGCGAGGAGCGCGAGGAGCAGGACGCGctcagccgccgcctccgccGCCTCCGCCTCGACCGCGACCGCCACGGCCCCGgccccgaccccgaccccgaccccgaccccgacGGACACGCcgaccccgaccccgaccccgacACCGGCTGA